The following proteins are encoded in a genomic region of Canis lupus familiaris isolate Mischka breed German Shepherd chromosome 6, alternate assembly UU_Cfam_GSD_1.0, whole genome shotgun sequence:
- the CHTF18 gene encoding chromosome transmission fidelity protein 18 homolog isoform X3: MGERELGLGGAEDDFHDRFAAELEVLAELEGLAAGSPRRERWAAAGRAGLTPEDAEAGGAAARPPAGGRPGSRGGAGVRRLAAPSPGDAALPPTPRVKRPRLQVVRELNFRPEEPEEPPGPDSPAGDITPPPSPEVPPELWPEGPSDAAADGGLLWAPGAARNPVLRRPPVLEDYVSVTSTAGSRAFLVLRADPVGTGVQTPFRDTWWRGQGRLDLLGVSFASLKEQVDSERRQQLLQEAHQLSDTLRSLRSEEVEEEVQPLGAPEEELANSPDGSQHCLWVDEFAPQYYTELLSDDFTNRCLLKWLKLWDPVVFGRERPARKPRPSMDLARGGKEATTSSKWKSHEQVLEDMLEADLDPSRRPRQKVALLCGPPGLGKTTLAHVIARHAGYSVVEMNASDDRSPEAFRTCIEAATQMESVLGAGGKPNCLVIDEIDGAPVAAINVLLNVLDRKGPQDAESGGPGVPTSGGRRHRADGGLLMRPIICICNDQFVPSLRQLRQQAFLLHFPPILSSRLTQRLQEISLRQGMQADPGALAALCEKTDNDIRACINTLQFLHGRGRRELSVRAVQTTRVGLKDQRKGLFSVWQEIFQLPRAQRQRWAQDPSSAPHMLLLGDAHLGPGPRAAEAPLTTAAQRLHRILHVAASAGEHEKVVQGLFDNFLRLRLRDSSLGTVCTALDWLAFDDLLTCTAHHGQSFQLLRYLPFLPAAFHLLFASSHVPRIAFPSSQQEAQSRTSRTQNLIHTLVAGIAPATRSRATPQALILDALCLILDILAPKLRPVSTQLYSTREKQQLASLVGTMLAYSLTYRQERRPDGQYIYRLEPNVEEVCRFPELPARKPLTYQAKQLIAHEIEMEKMRRAEALARVGDGPQVDRGPPGATAPLGGAGEKEAQPPTSHSQEEQWLEQRLERILKKAALEEQPERDFFGRVVTKRAAPLSAGAVAPETDVAERRIGRAVGRSDVWFRFKEGVSNAVRRRVPVRDLL, translated from the exons ATGGGAGAGCGCGAGCTGGGGCTGGGCGGGGCGGAGGACGACTTCCACGACCGGTTCGCGGCCGAGCTGGAGGTGCTGGCCGAGCTGGAAG GGTTGGCGGCCGGGTCACCCCGCAGGGAGCGCTGGGCcgcggcgggccgggccgggctgacGCCCGAGGACGCCGAGGCCGGAggggccgccgcccgcccccccgcagGTGGACGCCCGGGGAGCCGCGGCGGCGCGGGGGTGAGGCGGCTGGCGGCGCCCTCGCCGGGGGACGCGGCTCTGCCCCCCA cccccagggtcAAGCGGCCACGGCTGCAGGTCGTCAGGGAGCTGAACTTCAGGCCGGAGGAGCCGGAGGAGCCGCCGGGTCCTGACTCCCCCGCTGGGGACATCACCCCCCCGCCGAGCCCCGAGGTCCCCCCTGAGCTGTGGCCCGAGGG GCCCTCGGATGCTGCTGCTGACGGCGGCCTCCTGTGGGCCCCCGGGGCGGCCCGAAATCCGGTCCTGAGGCGGCCCCCTGTCCTGGAGGACTACGTCAGCGTGACCTCCACGGCGGGCTCCCGGGCCTTTCTGGTCCTGCGCGCGGACCCCGTGGGCACAGGGGTGCAG ACACCTTTCCGTGACACCTGGTGGCGAGGCCAGGGCCGGCTGGATCTGTTGGGTGTGTCCTTTGCCTCCCTGAAGGAGCAGGTCGACAGCGAG CGGAGGCAGCAGCTGCTGCAGGAGGCCCATCAGCTCTCGGATACACTTCGCAG CCTCAGGTcggaggaggtggaggaagaggtCCAGCCCCTGGGGGCCCCTGAGGAAGAGCTGGCCAACAGCCCGGATGGCTCCCAGCACTGCCTCTGGGTGGACGAGTTCGCACCCCAGTACTACACGGAGCTGCTCAGTGACGAC TTCACTAACCGCTGCCTCCTCAAGTGGCTAAAACTGTGGGACCCAGTGGTGTTCGGCCGAGAGAGGCCTGCTAGGAAGCCAAGGCCCAGCATGGACCTGGCCCGAGGTGGCAAGGAGGCCACAACCTCCAGCAAATGGAAGAGCCACGAGCAGGTGCTGGAGGACATGCTAGAGGCTGACCTGGACCCGAGCCGGCGGCCCCGACAGAAG GTGGCGCTGCTGTGTGGGCCCCCGGGGCTTGGCAAGACCACCCTGGCTCACGTGATTGCACGGCACGCTGGGTACAGCGTGGTGGAGATGAACGCAAG TGATGACCGCAGCCCTGAGGCTTTCCGCACGTGCATCGAGGCGGCCACGCAGATGGAGTCGGTGCTGGGTGCTGGCGGGAAGCCCAACTGTCTGGTCATCGATGAGATCGACGGAGCGCCCGTG GCTGCCATCAACGTTCTTCTGAACGTCCTGGACCGCAAGGGCCCACAGGATGCAGAGTCAGGGGGTCCGGGCGTTCCCACTAGTGGGGGACGGCGACACCGGGCCGACGGGGGGCTCCTGATGAGGCCCATCATCTGCATCTGCAATGACCA GTTTGTGCCGTCCCTGAGACAGCTGAGACAGCAGGCCTTCCTGCTCCACTTCCCACCCATACTGTCCTCGAGACTCACGCAACGGCTGCAGGAG aTCTCCCTACGGCAGGGCATGCAGGCTGACCCAGGTGCGCTGGCAGCTCTGTGTGAGAAGACCGACAACGATATCCGTGCCTGCATCAACACGCTGCAG TTCCTTCAcgggcggggccggcgggagCTGAGTGTGCGGGCCGTGCAGACTACGCGGGTCGGGCTCAAGGACCAGCGCAAGGGGCTTTTCTCCGTGTGGCAGGAGATTTTCCAGCTGCCCCGGGCCCAGAG GCAGCGCTGGGCCCAagacccctcctctgccccacacATGCTCCTGCTCGGCGATGCGCACTTGGGCCCAGGGCCCCGTGCTGCCGAGGCGCCTCTGACCACGGCTGCGCAGCGCCTCCACCGCATCCTGCACGTGGCTGCGTCCGCAGGCGAGCACGAGAAGGTGGTGCAG GGCCTTTTTGACAACTTCCTGCGCCTGCGGCTGCGGGATTCCAGCCTGGGGACCGTGTGCACGGCCCTCGACTGGCTGGCCTTTGATGACCTGCTGACCTGCACCGCCCACCACGGCCAGAGCTTCCAGCTGCTGCGCTACCTGCCCTTCCTGCCGGCAGCCTTCCACCTGCTCTTTGCCTCTAGCCACGTGCCGAGGATTGCATTCCCCAGCAGCCAGCAGGAG GCCCAGAGCCGGACGAGCCGGACACAGAACCTCATCCACACACTTGTGGCAGGCATTGCACCTGCCACCCGCAGCCGGGCCACGCCTCAGGCTCTCATCCTGGATGCCCTCTGCCTGATTCTGGACATCCTTGCACCCAAGCTGCGCCCT GTGAGCACGCAGCTGTACAGCACTCGTGAGAAGCAGCAGCTGGCCAGCCTCGTGGGCACCATGCTTGCCTACAGCCTAACCTACCGCCAGGAGCGCCGGCCCGATGGGCAGTACATCTACAGGCTCGAGCC GAACGTGGAGGAGGTCTGTCGCTTTCCTGAGCTGCCCGCCCGCAAACCCCTCACCTACCAGGCTAAGCAGCTCATTGCCCACGAGATTGAAATGGAGAAAATGCGGCGGGCAGAGGCCTTGGCCCGGGTTGGGGATGGCCCGCAG GTGGACAGGGGCCCCCCAGGGGCCACGGCTCCACTGGGCGGTGCTGGGGAGAAAGAGGCACAGCCACCCACCTCACACAGCCAAGAGGAGCAGTGGCTGGAGCAGCGGCTGGAGCGCATCCTGAAGAAAGCAGCTCTGGAGGAACAG CCCGAGAGGGATTTCTTCGGTCGTGTGGTCACGAAGAGAGCGGCCCCCCTGAGTGCAG GAGCTGTGGCCCCCGAGACAGACGTGGCTGAGCGGCGCATAGGCAGAGCAGTGGGCAGGAGCGACGTCTGGTTTCGCTTCAAGGAAGGCGTCTCCAATGCTGTGCGGCGCAGAGTGCCCGTCAGGGACCTGCTGTAG
- the CHTF18 gene encoding chromosome transmission fidelity protein 18 homolog isoform X4, whose translation MGERELGLGGAEDDFHDRFAAELEVLAELEAPRVKRPRLQVVRELNFRPEEPEEPPGPDSPAGDITPPPSPEVPPELWPEGPSDAAADGGLLWAPGAARNPVLRRPPVLEDYVSVTSTAGSRAFLVLRADPVGTGVQMLPPRRLFFLECLLRDRPVLRLTPFRDTWWRGQGRLDLLGVSFASLKEQVDSERRQQLLQEAHQLSDTLRSLRSEEVEEEVQPLGAPEEELANSPDGSQHCLWVDEFAPQYYTELLSDDFTNRCLLKWLKLWDPVVFGRERPARKPRPSMDLARGGKEATTSSKWKSHEQVLEDMLEADLDPSRRPRQKVALLCGPPGLGKTTLAHVIARHAGYSVVEMNASDDRSPEAFRTCIEAATQMESVLGAGGKPNCLVIDEIDGAPVAAINVLLNVLDRKGPQDAESGGPGVPTSGGRRHRADGGLLMRPIICICNDQFVPSLRQLRQQAFLLHFPPILSSRLTQRLQEISLRQGMQADPGALAALCEKTDNDIRACINTLQFLHGRGRRELSVRAVQTTRVGLKDQRKGLFSVWQEIFQLPRAQRQRWAQDPSSAPHMLLLGDAHLGPGPRAAEAPLTTAAQRLHRILHVAASAGEHEKVVQGLFDNFLRLRLRDSSLGTVCTALDWLAFDDLLTCTAHHGQSFQLLRYLPFLPAAFHLLFASSHVPRIAFPSSQQEAQSRTSRTQNLIHTLVAGIAPATRSRATPQALILDALCLILDILAPKLRPVSTQLYSTREKQQLASLVGTMLAYSLTYRQERRPDGQYIYRLEPNVEEVCRFPELPARKPLTYQAKQLIAHEIEMEKMRRAEALARVGDGPQVDRGPPGATAPLGGAGEKEAQPPTSHSQEEQWLEQRLERILKKAALEEQPERDFFGRVVTKRAAPLSAGAVAPETDVAERRIGRAVGRSDVWFRFKEGVSNAVRRRVPVRDLL comes from the exons ATGGGAGAGCGCGAGCTGGGGCTGGGCGGGGCGGAGGACGACTTCCACGACCGGTTCGCGGCCGAGCTGGAGGTGCTGGCCGAGCTGGAAG cccccagggtcAAGCGGCCACGGCTGCAGGTCGTCAGGGAGCTGAACTTCAGGCCGGAGGAGCCGGAGGAGCCGCCGGGTCCTGACTCCCCCGCTGGGGACATCACCCCCCCGCCGAGCCCCGAGGTCCCCCCTGAGCTGTGGCCCGAGGG GCCCTCGGATGCTGCTGCTGACGGCGGCCTCCTGTGGGCCCCCGGGGCGGCCCGAAATCCGGTCCTGAGGCGGCCCCCTGTCCTGGAGGACTACGTCAGCGTGACCTCCACGGCGGGCTCCCGGGCCTTTCTGGTCCTGCGCGCGGACCCCGTGGGCACAGGGGTGCAG atgCTCCCACCCAGAAGGCTTTTCTTCTTGGAATGCTTGCTTAGGGACAGGCCCGTCTTGCGGCTG ACACCTTTCCGTGACACCTGGTGGCGAGGCCAGGGCCGGCTGGATCTGTTGGGTGTGTCCTTTGCCTCCCTGAAGGAGCAGGTCGACAGCGAG CGGAGGCAGCAGCTGCTGCAGGAGGCCCATCAGCTCTCGGATACACTTCGCAG CCTCAGGTcggaggaggtggaggaagaggtCCAGCCCCTGGGGGCCCCTGAGGAAGAGCTGGCCAACAGCCCGGATGGCTCCCAGCACTGCCTCTGGGTGGACGAGTTCGCACCCCAGTACTACACGGAGCTGCTCAGTGACGAC TTCACTAACCGCTGCCTCCTCAAGTGGCTAAAACTGTGGGACCCAGTGGTGTTCGGCCGAGAGAGGCCTGCTAGGAAGCCAAGGCCCAGCATGGACCTGGCCCGAGGTGGCAAGGAGGCCACAACCTCCAGCAAATGGAAGAGCCACGAGCAGGTGCTGGAGGACATGCTAGAGGCTGACCTGGACCCGAGCCGGCGGCCCCGACAGAAG GTGGCGCTGCTGTGTGGGCCCCCGGGGCTTGGCAAGACCACCCTGGCTCACGTGATTGCACGGCACGCTGGGTACAGCGTGGTGGAGATGAACGCAAG TGATGACCGCAGCCCTGAGGCTTTCCGCACGTGCATCGAGGCGGCCACGCAGATGGAGTCGGTGCTGGGTGCTGGCGGGAAGCCCAACTGTCTGGTCATCGATGAGATCGACGGAGCGCCCGTG GCTGCCATCAACGTTCTTCTGAACGTCCTGGACCGCAAGGGCCCACAGGATGCAGAGTCAGGGGGTCCGGGCGTTCCCACTAGTGGGGGACGGCGACACCGGGCCGACGGGGGGCTCCTGATGAGGCCCATCATCTGCATCTGCAATGACCA GTTTGTGCCGTCCCTGAGACAGCTGAGACAGCAGGCCTTCCTGCTCCACTTCCCACCCATACTGTCCTCGAGACTCACGCAACGGCTGCAGGAG aTCTCCCTACGGCAGGGCATGCAGGCTGACCCAGGTGCGCTGGCAGCTCTGTGTGAGAAGACCGACAACGATATCCGTGCCTGCATCAACACGCTGCAG TTCCTTCAcgggcggggccggcgggagCTGAGTGTGCGGGCCGTGCAGACTACGCGGGTCGGGCTCAAGGACCAGCGCAAGGGGCTTTTCTCCGTGTGGCAGGAGATTTTCCAGCTGCCCCGGGCCCAGAG GCAGCGCTGGGCCCAagacccctcctctgccccacacATGCTCCTGCTCGGCGATGCGCACTTGGGCCCAGGGCCCCGTGCTGCCGAGGCGCCTCTGACCACGGCTGCGCAGCGCCTCCACCGCATCCTGCACGTGGCTGCGTCCGCAGGCGAGCACGAGAAGGTGGTGCAG GGCCTTTTTGACAACTTCCTGCGCCTGCGGCTGCGGGATTCCAGCCTGGGGACCGTGTGCACGGCCCTCGACTGGCTGGCCTTTGATGACCTGCTGACCTGCACCGCCCACCACGGCCAGAGCTTCCAGCTGCTGCGCTACCTGCCCTTCCTGCCGGCAGCCTTCCACCTGCTCTTTGCCTCTAGCCACGTGCCGAGGATTGCATTCCCCAGCAGCCAGCAGGAG GCCCAGAGCCGGACGAGCCGGACACAGAACCTCATCCACACACTTGTGGCAGGCATTGCACCTGCCACCCGCAGCCGGGCCACGCCTCAGGCTCTCATCCTGGATGCCCTCTGCCTGATTCTGGACATCCTTGCACCCAAGCTGCGCCCT GTGAGCACGCAGCTGTACAGCACTCGTGAGAAGCAGCAGCTGGCCAGCCTCGTGGGCACCATGCTTGCCTACAGCCTAACCTACCGCCAGGAGCGCCGGCCCGATGGGCAGTACATCTACAGGCTCGAGCC GAACGTGGAGGAGGTCTGTCGCTTTCCTGAGCTGCCCGCCCGCAAACCCCTCACCTACCAGGCTAAGCAGCTCATTGCCCACGAGATTGAAATGGAGAAAATGCGGCGGGCAGAGGCCTTGGCCCGGGTTGGGGATGGCCCGCAG GTGGACAGGGGCCCCCCAGGGGCCACGGCTCCACTGGGCGGTGCTGGGGAGAAAGAGGCACAGCCACCCACCTCACACAGCCAAGAGGAGCAGTGGCTGGAGCAGCGGCTGGAGCGCATCCTGAAGAAAGCAGCTCTGGAGGAACAG CCCGAGAGGGATTTCTTCGGTCGTGTGGTCACGAAGAGAGCGGCCCCCCTGAGTGCAG GAGCTGTGGCCCCCGAGACAGACGTGGCTGAGCGGCGCATAGGCAGAGCAGTGGGCAGGAGCGACGTCTGGTTTCGCTTCAAGGAAGGCGTCTCCAATGCTGTGCGGCGCAGAGTGCCCGTCAGGGACCTGCTGTAG
- the CHTF18 gene encoding chromosome transmission fidelity protein 18 homolog isoform X1 codes for MGERELGLGGAEDDFHDRFAAELEVLAELEGLAAGSPRRERWAAAGRAGLTPEDAEAGGAAARPPAGGRPGSRGGAGVRRLAAPSPGDAALPPTPRVKRPRLQVVRELNFRPEEPEEPPGPDSPAGDITPPPSPEVPPELWPEGPSDAAADGGLLWAPGAARNPVLRRPPVLEDYVSVTSTAGSRAFLVLRADPVGTGVQMLPPRRLFFLECLLRDRPVLRLTPFRDTWWRGQGRLDLLGVSFASLKEQVDSERRQQLLQEAHQLSDTLRSLRSEEVEEEVQPLGAPEEELANSPDGSQHCLWVDEFAPQYYTELLSDDFTNRCLLKWLKLWDPVVFGRERPARKPRPSMDLARGGKEATTSSKWKSHEQVLEDMLEADLDPSRRPRQKVALLCGPPGLGKTTLAHVIARHAGYSVVEMNASDDRSPEAFRTCIEAATQMESVLGAGGKPNCLVIDEIDGAPVAAINVLLNVLDRKGPQDAESGGPGVPTSGGRRHRADGGLLMRPIICICNDQFVPSLRQLRQQAFLLHFPPILSSRLTQRLQEISLRQGMQADPGALAALCEKTDNDIRACINTLQFLHGRGRRELSVRAVQTTRVGLKDQRKGLFSVWQEIFQLPRAQRQRWAQDPSSAPHMLLLGDAHLGPGPRAAEAPLTTAAQRLHRILHVAASAGEHEKVVQGLFDNFLRLRLRDSSLGTVCTALDWLAFDDLLTCTAHHGQSFQLLRYLPFLPAAFHLLFASSHVPRIAFPSSQQEAQSRTSRTQNLIHTLVAGIAPATRSRATPQALILDALCLILDILAPKLRPVSTQLYSTREKQQLASLVGTMLAYSLTYRQERRPDGQYIYRLEPNVEEVCRFPELPARKPLTYQAKQLIAHEIEMEKMRRAEALARVGDGPQVDRGPPGATAPLGGAGEKEAQPPTSHSQEEQWLEQRLERILKKAALEEQPERDFFGRVVTKRAAPLSAGAVAPETDVAERRIGRAVGRSDVWFRFKEGVSNAVRRRVPVRDLL; via the exons ATGGGAGAGCGCGAGCTGGGGCTGGGCGGGGCGGAGGACGACTTCCACGACCGGTTCGCGGCCGAGCTGGAGGTGCTGGCCGAGCTGGAAG GGTTGGCGGCCGGGTCACCCCGCAGGGAGCGCTGGGCcgcggcgggccgggccgggctgacGCCCGAGGACGCCGAGGCCGGAggggccgccgcccgcccccccgcagGTGGACGCCCGGGGAGCCGCGGCGGCGCGGGGGTGAGGCGGCTGGCGGCGCCCTCGCCGGGGGACGCGGCTCTGCCCCCCA cccccagggtcAAGCGGCCACGGCTGCAGGTCGTCAGGGAGCTGAACTTCAGGCCGGAGGAGCCGGAGGAGCCGCCGGGTCCTGACTCCCCCGCTGGGGACATCACCCCCCCGCCGAGCCCCGAGGTCCCCCCTGAGCTGTGGCCCGAGGG GCCCTCGGATGCTGCTGCTGACGGCGGCCTCCTGTGGGCCCCCGGGGCGGCCCGAAATCCGGTCCTGAGGCGGCCCCCTGTCCTGGAGGACTACGTCAGCGTGACCTCCACGGCGGGCTCCCGGGCCTTTCTGGTCCTGCGCGCGGACCCCGTGGGCACAGGGGTGCAG atgCTCCCACCCAGAAGGCTTTTCTTCTTGGAATGCTTGCTTAGGGACAGGCCCGTCTTGCGGCTG ACACCTTTCCGTGACACCTGGTGGCGAGGCCAGGGCCGGCTGGATCTGTTGGGTGTGTCCTTTGCCTCCCTGAAGGAGCAGGTCGACAGCGAG CGGAGGCAGCAGCTGCTGCAGGAGGCCCATCAGCTCTCGGATACACTTCGCAG CCTCAGGTcggaggaggtggaggaagaggtCCAGCCCCTGGGGGCCCCTGAGGAAGAGCTGGCCAACAGCCCGGATGGCTCCCAGCACTGCCTCTGGGTGGACGAGTTCGCACCCCAGTACTACACGGAGCTGCTCAGTGACGAC TTCACTAACCGCTGCCTCCTCAAGTGGCTAAAACTGTGGGACCCAGTGGTGTTCGGCCGAGAGAGGCCTGCTAGGAAGCCAAGGCCCAGCATGGACCTGGCCCGAGGTGGCAAGGAGGCCACAACCTCCAGCAAATGGAAGAGCCACGAGCAGGTGCTGGAGGACATGCTAGAGGCTGACCTGGACCCGAGCCGGCGGCCCCGACAGAAG GTGGCGCTGCTGTGTGGGCCCCCGGGGCTTGGCAAGACCACCCTGGCTCACGTGATTGCACGGCACGCTGGGTACAGCGTGGTGGAGATGAACGCAAG TGATGACCGCAGCCCTGAGGCTTTCCGCACGTGCATCGAGGCGGCCACGCAGATGGAGTCGGTGCTGGGTGCTGGCGGGAAGCCCAACTGTCTGGTCATCGATGAGATCGACGGAGCGCCCGTG GCTGCCATCAACGTTCTTCTGAACGTCCTGGACCGCAAGGGCCCACAGGATGCAGAGTCAGGGGGTCCGGGCGTTCCCACTAGTGGGGGACGGCGACACCGGGCCGACGGGGGGCTCCTGATGAGGCCCATCATCTGCATCTGCAATGACCA GTTTGTGCCGTCCCTGAGACAGCTGAGACAGCAGGCCTTCCTGCTCCACTTCCCACCCATACTGTCCTCGAGACTCACGCAACGGCTGCAGGAG aTCTCCCTACGGCAGGGCATGCAGGCTGACCCAGGTGCGCTGGCAGCTCTGTGTGAGAAGACCGACAACGATATCCGTGCCTGCATCAACACGCTGCAG TTCCTTCAcgggcggggccggcgggagCTGAGTGTGCGGGCCGTGCAGACTACGCGGGTCGGGCTCAAGGACCAGCGCAAGGGGCTTTTCTCCGTGTGGCAGGAGATTTTCCAGCTGCCCCGGGCCCAGAG GCAGCGCTGGGCCCAagacccctcctctgccccacacATGCTCCTGCTCGGCGATGCGCACTTGGGCCCAGGGCCCCGTGCTGCCGAGGCGCCTCTGACCACGGCTGCGCAGCGCCTCCACCGCATCCTGCACGTGGCTGCGTCCGCAGGCGAGCACGAGAAGGTGGTGCAG GGCCTTTTTGACAACTTCCTGCGCCTGCGGCTGCGGGATTCCAGCCTGGGGACCGTGTGCACGGCCCTCGACTGGCTGGCCTTTGATGACCTGCTGACCTGCACCGCCCACCACGGCCAGAGCTTCCAGCTGCTGCGCTACCTGCCCTTCCTGCCGGCAGCCTTCCACCTGCTCTTTGCCTCTAGCCACGTGCCGAGGATTGCATTCCCCAGCAGCCAGCAGGAG GCCCAGAGCCGGACGAGCCGGACACAGAACCTCATCCACACACTTGTGGCAGGCATTGCACCTGCCACCCGCAGCCGGGCCACGCCTCAGGCTCTCATCCTGGATGCCCTCTGCCTGATTCTGGACATCCTTGCACCCAAGCTGCGCCCT GTGAGCACGCAGCTGTACAGCACTCGTGAGAAGCAGCAGCTGGCCAGCCTCGTGGGCACCATGCTTGCCTACAGCCTAACCTACCGCCAGGAGCGCCGGCCCGATGGGCAGTACATCTACAGGCTCGAGCC GAACGTGGAGGAGGTCTGTCGCTTTCCTGAGCTGCCCGCCCGCAAACCCCTCACCTACCAGGCTAAGCAGCTCATTGCCCACGAGATTGAAATGGAGAAAATGCGGCGGGCAGAGGCCTTGGCCCGGGTTGGGGATGGCCCGCAG GTGGACAGGGGCCCCCCAGGGGCCACGGCTCCACTGGGCGGTGCTGGGGAGAAAGAGGCACAGCCACCCACCTCACACAGCCAAGAGGAGCAGTGGCTGGAGCAGCGGCTGGAGCGCATCCTGAAGAAAGCAGCTCTGGAGGAACAG CCCGAGAGGGATTTCTTCGGTCGTGTGGTCACGAAGAGAGCGGCCCCCCTGAGTGCAG GAGCTGTGGCCCCCGAGACAGACGTGGCTGAGCGGCGCATAGGCAGAGCAGTGGGCAGGAGCGACGTCTGGTTTCGCTTCAAGGAAGGCGTCTCCAATGCTGTGCGGCGCAGAGTGCCCGTCAGGGACCTGCTGTAG